The Halichoerus grypus chromosome 14, mHalGry1.hap1.1, whole genome shotgun sequence genome contains a region encoding:
- the LOC118545553 gene encoding LOW QUALITY PROTEIN: olfactory receptor 1L8-like (The sequence of the model RefSeq protein was modified relative to this genomic sequence to represent the inferred CDS: inserted 1 base in 1 codon), with the protein MAVVNQTSSVSEFILLGLSSRPEDQKPLFILFLTIYLVTIIGNLLIILAIHSDSQLQNPMYFFLSFLSFTDICFTTTIVPRMLVNFLSEKTISYAGCLTQMYFIYALGNTDSGLLVVMAFDRYVAICDPFHYVTTMNHHRCVLLVAFSCSLPHLHSLLHTLLLNHLIFCDSSVIHHFLCDLSPLMKLSCSSTFVNEIVIMSEGSVLLVTPFLCITFSYLRIFISVLKIPSAAGKRKAFSTCGSHLTVVTLFYGSIFSVYLQPLSTYTARDHIATLAYTVLSSMLNPFIYSLRNKDLKQGLRKXMGRRKSQAEPS; encoded by the exons ATGGCAGTAGTCAACCAAACCAGCAGTGTCTCTGAGTTCATCCTCTTGGGTCTCTCCTCCCGGCCTGAAGACCAGAAGCCACTCTTTATCCTCTTCCTCACCATATACCTGGTCACCATAATAGGGAACCTACTCATCATCCTGGCCATCCACTCTGACTCCCAGCTCCAGAACCCCatgtatttcttcttgagtttcCTGTCCTTCACTGACATTTGCTTTACAACAACCATTGTCCCCAGGATGCTAGTGAACTTCCTGTCAGAGAAGACCATCTCCTATGCTGGGTGTCTGACACAGATGTATTTCATTTATGCTCTGGGCAACACTGACAGCGGCCTTCTGGTGGTCATGGCCTTTGACCGCTATGTGGCCATCTGTGACCCCTTCCACTATGTCACCACCATGAACCACCACCGCTGTGTCCTGCTGGTGGCCTTTTCCTGctcacttcctcacctccacTCACTCCTACACACACTGCTACTGAATCACCTCATCTTCTGTGACTCCAGTGTTATACATCACTTCCTCTGTGACCTCAGTCCCCTGATGAAATTGTCCTGCTCTTCCACATTTGTCAATGAAATTGTGATAATGTCAGAAGGTTCTGTTCTTTTGGTGACCCCATTTCTCTGCATTACTTTCTCTTACCTACGAATCTTCATCTCAGTTCTCAAGATCCCCTCAGCTGCTGGGAAACGCAAAGCCTTCTCCACCTGTGGGTCTCACCTCACTGTGGTAACACTGTTTTATGGAAGCATCTTCTCTGTCTATTTACAGCCCCTGTCCACCTACACAGCCAGGGACCACATAGCAACACTTGCCTACACAGTTCTTTCCTCCATGCTAAACCCTTTTATCTACAGTCTGAGAAACAAAGACCTGAAACAGGGTCTGAGGA CTATGGGCAGGAGAAAGTCCCAGGCAGAACCCTCTTGA